CTGCGGCGGGATCGAAATCCTGTTCGCGCTGTGCCGCGAGGGCCCTGCCCTCCTCCATCAATCGCGCGTTGAGCGCCACGAAGTCGGTCTTCGCCATATAGACTTCGCCGCGGATCTCGAAAACCTCGGGTGCATCTCCGTTCAGTTCCTGCGGGATGTCGGCGATGTGACGGACGTTAGCGGTGACATCTTCACCGACGCTGCCGTCGCCGCGCGTCGCGGCCTGAACCAGCTTGCCCTTTTCATAGCGCAGCGAGCAGGAGAGGCCGTCGATCTTGTCCTCGGCGGTCATCGCGATGGCGGCGTCGGCGCCTAGATTGAGGAAGCGCCGCACGCGCGCGGCGAATTCCTCGACATCCTCGGCCGCAAAGGCGTTGTCGAGACTCATCATGCGCTGCGCATGCGTCACCTTGGCGAGCGGCGACCCCTCGACCGCGGCGCCGACCAGATTGTTCGGGCTGTCGGCGCGGATCAGCTGCGGGAAGGCATTCTCGATTTCATTGTTGCGACGGACGAGCGCGTCATAGTCGGCATCCGAAATCTCGGGTGCATCCTCGGCGTGGTAGCGTTTGCTGTGATAGGCGATCTGCTTTGCAAGGCGCATCAATTCGTTGGCGGCCTCGGCCTCGGACAGCGATTCGATTTCGGTCATGCACCGGCCTTTGCCACCGGCGTGAATTCGGCGCGAGTGCCAAATCCGGCGATCAGCGGGCGGCCTTTCTTGATCGCGTCCTGCACCGCGGGAAGATTGAGCGAGGCGGCGTGCGCCTCCTTGCTGTCCCAAAGTTCGACAATCCAGATCGCATCGGGGTTCGCGCTGTCCTCGCCGATCAGATAGGCGATGTTGCCGGGCATTTCGCCCGTGCCTTCGGCAAGGATCGCGGCCAGCGCGGCCCGCTGGCCGGGCTGCGCCATCATCTGGCCGAGCAAGCCATATTGCGGATCGGCTTCTTCCATCGTGGCCTCCAATGCGCAGAGTTTCGTCGCGGGGAGCAGTGCCGCCGCCATCGCCAGCATCGCGGTCAGATGCTCGCGCCGGTTCATTTCGCGAGCACCAGCACATGCACCTGCCGCCGGATGCGGAATCCGAGCGATTCATAGAGGCCGATCGCCCCCGCATTATCGGCATAGCTGTGCAGGAAGGGCGTCTCGCCGCGCGCGACCATTTCGCGCATGACGTGCCCGATCAGCGCTCGCGCTAGCCCGCGGCCGCGGCAATCGGCCCATGTCGCAACGCCGCTGACCTCCGCCATGCCGGGAACCAATATGCGCTGCCCCGCCATCGCGAGCAGGCGGTCATCCTCGCGGATTCCGAAGAAGGGACCGTAGCGGTGCGTCGCCGGTCCCCAGGGGCCGGGCTTGGCATGGTCGGCGAGCGCCGCCATTTCGGCCGCATCGGCCTCACCGAGCGCGAGAATCGCGAGTTCGCCATCGCGCGGCGCGGGCGGTGGGCCCTCCGCGACCATCTGCGCAAGCACAGCGCGCTTCACCTCGCGCGTGCCGGCGGGCACCGGCCAGGGCTCGCCCTCGACGATCCAGAGTTCGCCATCTTCGGGCACGAGCGCGGCCAGCGCCGCCTGCGCCTCGGCGCCTGTGTTGGCGGCGACGCCGAACACGCCATAGCCGCGATCGATCCTGAGCGCCCGCGCGTCGCCTTCGGCCAGATGCGCCTGCCGTCCGGTGAGCATCGACCAGATCGGGCGATCGAGCGGATGCACCGTCACGCCGCGACGTCCAGCAGCCGCTCCGCCTGCGCGCGCGCTTCCTCGGTCACTTCGGCGCCCGACAGCATGCGCGCGATCTCCTCGCGGCGGCCGGCGTCGTCGAGCGCATGGACGCTGGTGCGCGTGACCGTTCCTTCGCTCGACTTGGCGATGATGAAATGCGCGGCGCCTTTTGCCGCGACCTGCGGGCTGTGGGTGACGGCAAGCAATTGCTTGCCCGCGCCCGCGAGCCTTGCCAGCCGTTCGCCGATCGCGCTGGCGACCGCGCCGCCGACGCCGCGGTCGATTTCGTCGAAGATGATCGTGTCGGCCCCGCCCTCTTCGGCGAGCGCAACCTTCAGCGCGAGGATGAAGCGCGAGAGTTCGCCACCCGACGCGATTTTCGCGAGCGGCGCGAAGGGGGCGCCGGGGTTGGTCGAGATGAGAAATTCGATCCGGTCGATCCCCTCGGCGCCCCAGCGTTCGGCGGGCAGACGTTCGATCGCGGTCTGGAACCGCGCGGCGTCGAGCTTGAGCGGGACGAGTTCGCCCGCGACCGCGGCGTCGAGCCGGGTTGCTGCCCTGGCGCGCTGGTCCGACAGGGCGGTCGCGGCGTGGGTGTAGGCGGCGGCGGTTTCGGCGACCGCGGTTTCGAGCTTCGCCAGCCCCGCGCTGCCGCCCTCGATCGCGTCGAGCCGCGCGGCAAGCGTGCCGGTGAGTTCGGCGAGTTCGTCGGGCTGGACACCATGTTTGCGCGCCATCGCGCGTAGCTCGAACAACCGCGTCTCGGTCGCCTCGAGCCGTTCGGGATCATATTCCATCGCGCGCGCGGCTTCGTGCAGCCTGGTTTCAGCCTCGTCGGCCTCGATGATCGCGCGGTCGAGCCCCGCGAGCGCCTCGGCGAGCAGCGGATGGTCGCCCGCGAGCCGGTCGAGCCGCCGCGCCGCGCCGCGCAGCAGCGCCGGGCCGCCCGCGCTGCCGTCGAAGGCCTCGAGAATCGCGCCGAGATCGCCCGCGATCCGTTCGCCCTTCTGCATCGCGGCGCGCGCTTCGGCGAGTTCGGCTTCCTCGCCCGGCTGGGGTGCGAGCGCCTGCAGTTCGGCGACGCAATGTTCGAGCCATTCGCGGTCGCGCTCGGCTTCGGAAATCGCCGCGCGCGCGGCGGCGAGTTTGTCCTCGGCGGCGCGCCACGCCGCATGGGCGGCCGCCACGGCGCCAGTGTCGGCGCGCGCATAGGCGTCGAGCAAGGCGCGATGCCCGGCGGGTGCGAGCAGGCCGCGGTCGTCGTGCTGGCCGTGGATCTCAACCAGATGGCTGCCGACTTCGCGCAGCAACGCCGCCGAACAGGGCTGGTCGTTCAGGAAGGCGCGGCTGCCGCCGTCGGCCTTCAATGTCCGGCGGATCAGCAGCGGCTCGCCCGCCTCCAGCCCGATCTCGTTATCGGCGAGCAGCGCCGCGAGCGGCGTATCCGCCGCGGGCGGGGTGAAGCTGGCGGTCACCTGCGCCTTGTCGCTACCTTGCCGCACCAGCGCGCTGTCGGCGCGCGCGCCGAGCGCGAGGCCGAGCGCATCGAGCAGAATCGATTTACCCGCTCCCGTTTCGCCGGTTAGCACGCCGAGCCCCGCCTCGAAATCGAGGTCGAGCCGTTCGATGAGAACGATATTGGCGATGGACAGCGCCGTCAGCATGACCCGCCCTTACCGCAGAACAAAATGCGAATCTATTCGGTAATGGTTCGCCGCCCCCGCGCAGGCGGGGGCCGCCGGCAAGCTTATACCATGCCGATAGCGGCCCCCGCCTGCGCGGGGGCGACCGCCAGACATCACGCGCTGGGTGCGTGCCTCTGCATCAGCTTGTAGGCGCGTTCGTACCATTCATTGCCCGGATAATTGGCGCCGAGCACGGCTGCCGATTTCTTCGCCTCGACCGGAATGCCGAGCGCGAGATAGCATTCGGTCAGGCGATAGAGCGCCTCGGGCGCGTGGCTGGTCGTCTGATATTTGTCGACAACCTCGCGGAAACGGATCGATGCCGCGAGCCAGTTCGAGCTGCGCTGGTAGAAACGGCCGATCTCCATTTCCTTGCCCGCAAGATGGTCCTGCACCAGATCGACCTTCAGCCGTGCATCGGCGGCATAGCGGCTGTCGGGATAGCGGCGGATCACCTCGCCGAGCGCGGCGCGCGCCTGCTGGGTGATCTTCTGATCGCGGGTGACGTCGCTGATCTGCTCATAATAGGAAATGCCGATCAGATAATAGGCGTAGGGCGCGTCCTTGTTGCCCGGGTGGATCGCGAGGAAGCGCTGCGCGGCTTCGATCGCCGGCGTATATTCGCGGTCCATATAATAGCTGAACGAACTCATCAGCTGCGCACGGCGCGCCCAGGGCGAATAGGGGTGCTGACGTTCGACTTCGTCGAACAGCGCCGCGGCCAACCCATATTGCTTGCGGTCGAGCCGGTCCTGCGCCGCGCGGTACAGCGTGTTGACGTCGCGCGCGACGTAACGCGTGTCCTTCTTGACCCCGCCGCCACCGGCGCAGGCCGCCAGCATCGGGGTGATCACGAGAGCGGCGGCGAGCAGGCGCATAGTCGCGCGCGAGGGGGCAAATCGAGTCATGCGCGCGGTATAGCCACAGCGCGGATGAACGCAAAATAAATGATGGGGGTTCGGCGCAGCTTTACGGCGCCTTGACCACGCATCCCTGCGGCGCGCCCGCCGGCGCGGGAACCCGGCGCGCGGTCTTGATCGTCACCTGGGGTTCGAGCATCTGGCCGACCATCACGCCTTCGCCCGCGGTGGGCGAGATCGGCGCGTTGAAAATCGCCTCGGCGACCTCGGCGCCGGCCACCATTTCGCCGAACACCGCGAAACCCGCACCGTCGCCGCCCACCGCGTCGGCATCGAAGCCCTTGATGTCGGAGAGGAGCAGGAAGAAATCGCTCGTCGCGTCGCCGGGATTGAGCCGCGCCATCGACAACGCGCCCTTGCAGTTGGTGAGACCGGTCGTCGTCGTCGGCTCGTGCGCGATCGGCGGGAAATTCAGGCGCGCGTCGCCGCGATTGCCCGCCTGGATCAGCTGGTTCGCCGGACCCCAGCTCTTCGTCGAGCGGTAGAATTTGAACCCGTCGAGCCGTTTCGCGTCGACGTAGCGGAGAAAGTTGGCGGCGGTGACGGGCGCACGCTTGTCTTCGACCCGCACGGTGATCGTGCCGAGATCGGTGACGAGCGCGACATAAGGCCGCGTGTCGGCTTCGACGACCGGAGTGGCGGGCGCCGGAACGGGCGGCACCGGCGGCGGCAATTGCGTCGCCTGGGGCGGGACGGGAGTCGATTGGGCGGCGAGCGCGAGCGCGGCAAGGAGGGTCAGCATGAACCGATCATAAGCGCAATCGCGCGCTCGATGCGAGCGCTTTCAGCCGCGTTGGCGCCTGCGGCGCCGCCAGAGCCTTATCCCGCCGAAGCAGAGCCAGAGCGCTACGCCGCCCCCGCCCAATCGCTATTGCGAACCAACGTCGACAAACAGGGTAATTGAAATTGGGACGAAAGCCGCGCTAGGCACCGCTCGAAACGAGCAGGAGCCGAAGCCATGACCGAAACGCCGAACCGCGAAGCAGCGCCGGCCTCAGGCGCCCCGGCGCACGTCGCCGCCGATCTCGGATCGCGTTTCCTGCGCTACCTTCCCTTCATCACCGTGGCGCATTTCGTGATCGGACTGCCCGCGCTGATCGCCTCGCTCGCGCTCGCCTATTTCGCCTTCGTACAGGCCGACGCGACGCAAAAGATGCAGACCGGCGGCGTGATGCCCTTCGTCACCTTCGGAACGAGCAATGGGGACGAGGATGGCAATCAGGATATTTCGCTGTCGCTGACGAATAATGGTGTCGGGCCCGCGATCCTCGGTCCGATCGAAGTCCGCTATGAAGGCAAGCCGATCAAGACGCCGGTCGAACTCCTCAAAACCTGCTGCGCGAAAGCCGGCATGCAGGGCGTGCGCCTTTCCACCTCGCCTTCGACCGGCATCGCCGTCCGGCCGGGAGAAACCATCGAATTCGTCAGCTTTCCGCGCACTCCCGAATCCGAGAAGCTGTGGCAGACGTTCAACAAGGAACGGTGGAAGCTGGAAGTTCGCTCCTGCTATTGCTCGATCTTCAACGATTGCTGGATCACCGAAGGAATGCAGGGATTGCCCAAGCCGGTGAACAAATGTCCGGCCAACTGGTCGCTCTATCTCGAGGACGCGGGAAAGCGAATCGGAGGGGTGGCCGCCAAATAATTCAACCAATCGGTTGACAATAAAAATCGAGAGGCCATATTCAACCACATGGTTGAACATGATTCGCACAGTCTCGATACGATCTTCCACGCGCTCGGCGACACGACGCGCCGCGCCATGCTCGGCGAGCTGGCCTCCGGCGAGCGCACCGTGGGCGAGCTGGCCGAGCCTTTTGCGATATCGCTCGCGGCGGTGTCGAAACATATCAAGGTGCTGGAAAATGCGGGGCTGGTCCGCCGCGACGTTCGCGGCCGCACGCATGTTTGCAGTCTCGACCCTGTCCCGCTGATGCACGCGGACCAGTGGATCGGCATCTATCGCCGCTTCTGGACCGATCGCCTCGACCTGCTCGAGAAAATCCTGCGCGCCGAAGATGCCGCACCGCCTCCCCCAAGAAAGCCTGCCCCCGGAAAGAAGGAGAATGACGATGACGACGATGCTTGACCAAGACCATTTCGGTACACTGGCCGACCCCGCGACGCTGCGGATCGAGCGCCTCCTCCCCGGCCCCGCCGAACGCGTCTGGGCCTATCTGACCGACAGCGAACTGCGCCGCCAATGGCTTGCCGCGGGCGCGATGGAACAGATGGTGGGCGCACCGGTCGAACTCGTGTGGCGCAACGACGAACTCACCGATCCGCCGGGCAAGCGGCCCGAAGGTTTCGGCGACGAACACCGGATGACGTGCGAGATTATCGCGATCGATGCGCCGCGCCTGTTGTCGATCAGCTGGGGCAGTACCGGCGGCGTGACCTTCACACTCGACGAACGCGGCCACGAGGTCCTGCTCACGATCGTCCACAAGCGCATCGAGGATCCCGAAGTGCTGCTCAACGTCAGCGCCGGCTGGCACGCGCATCTCGACGTGCTCGAAGCGCGCGCGCGCGAAACGCAGGCGGCGCCGCACTGGGACAATTGGGTTCGGCTGCGCGACGCCTATGCCGAGCGGCTGTTCGGCTGATTTGCCTGCGATACCGACGGGAAGGGCCGCGCCTGCGGCCCTTCCCCATGGCTGGAAACGACCGGAAGCGGGCATTCCCATTACCGTCACCCCGGGCTTGACCCGGGGCCTGCCTTGCCTTTTCGCCGTCGTCAGGAAGAAAAGGCGGGTCCCGGGTCAAGCCCGGGATGACGAAAGTGAGAGCATGCAATGGCAGCCCCCCACCCCAAAACCGCCGATCAGTTCGCCGGTTTTGTCTCGTCGATCTTGTCGACCCATTCGGGGAAGAAACTCGGCTCGCGCGCCGACCAGCCGGGGGCGGTTGCAGCCGCTTCGCTGATCGACTGGAGCAGGATCTTGCGCTTGTCGGGGTGGAGGTGCGGCAGCGAGGCGGCAGCGCAGAAGGCGCCCGGAAGCCACGGCCGCGCGTGCGCGCCGAGCAGCCGTTCGTAGAGGAAGCGGTAGGAAGCGAAGCCCGGCAGGCGATCCTGCCCGAGGTCGAACGCCGACACCGCGATCAGCGGCGCCATGAAATGTTCGAGCGCATCGAGCCCGCTGTCGTCGGGGACATGCGCGCGCACTTCGCCGAGCCGCTGGTAGACGCGCGCCTGGACGCGGATCGCGGTTTCCTCGACCATGTCGCGCGACCAGCGCGCGATCGCATCGTCGCGTTCGAGCCCAATATCGAGCGAGCGGCGGATGTAGCGCTGGGTTGCCGCGGGAAAACCCGCAAATTCCTTGATTTCGGAAAGGGACAGGTCGCCTGCGGCCGGTCCTGAACGCGTCGCCATGGTCATGCTCCCGCACGGCGCCCGGGGAGCCATCCCCCCGGAGGCCTGCATCAAACAGTCTGCCACCATATTGGTTAGTGGCAGGTTAACCATGGCGTCGGGACTCGTTCAGCAAATCACGGGGCGTTGCGCGATGCCGCGACGGGGCCTAATCAGAGTGTCTTGAATCCATAAGACACACGCAGGTCCACCATGTCCAACGCACCGCAGCCGGTCATTTCCGCAACCGGCCTTTTCACCCCCGCCGAAGCGATCTCCAACGAAGAACTTGTTGCCAGTTTTAACGAGTATGTTGCGCTGCACAATAGAGAAAATGCCGCGGCGATCGCGGCGGGCGACGCACCCGAACTGACCGAATCGAGTGTCGAGTTCATCGAGAAGGCAAGCGGGATCGGATCGCGTTTCGTCGTCGACAAGGCGGGCATTCTCGATCCGGCGCACATGGCGCCGCGCATCGCCGAACGCGGCAACGACGAGCTGTCGATCCTCGCCGAAATCGGCGTCGCGGCGGCGAAGGATGCGCTGGCGCGCGCCGGGCGCGACGCGGGCGATGTCGACGCCGTGCTGTGCGCCGCGTCGAACATGCAGCGCGCTTATCCGGCGATGGCGGTCGAGATTCAGGACGCGCTCGGGATCGACGGCTTCGGCTTCGACATGAATGTCGCCTGCTCGTCGGCGACCTTCGGCATCCAGACCGCCGCCGACTATATCCGCGCGGGCCATGCCAGGAGCGTGCTCGTCGTGAACCCCGAAATCTGTTCGGGGCATCTGAACTGGCGCGACCGCGACAGCCATTTCATCTTCGGCGACGTCGCGACCGCGATTCTGGTCGAGGACAAGGACATCGCGCCGGCGGGGCATTGGGACATTCTCGGCACCAAGCTGAAGACCGTCTTTTCGAACAATATCCGCAACAATTTCGGCTTTTTGAACCGCGGGCACGGCGGGATCGACCAGTCGGGGCCGAAGTCGGACAAGCTTTTCGTCCAGGAAGGCCGCAAGGTGTTCAAGGAAGTCGTGCCGATGGTCGCGAACATGATCGTCGAGCAGATGGAAGTGCTGGGCCTTGAGGGCGCCGACATGCGCCGGCTGTGGCTGCACCAGGCGAACACCAATATGAACCGGCTGATCGCGCAGCGCGTGCTGGGCCATGAGGCGAGCGAGGATGAAAGTCCGACGGTGCTCGACACCTATGGCAATACGTCGAGCGCGGGGTCGATCATCGCCTTTCACCTGAACCATGCGGATATGGTCGCGGGCGATACCGGGCTGATCTGTTCGTTCGGCGCGGGGTATAGCGCGGGGACGGTGTTCGTTCGCAAGACGTGATGTTCGAGGCTGCGCCGGCCCGCTCCCCCACCCGGCCTCCCACAGGATACTAAACTAGGGAGGCCGGGTGGGGGAGCGGGCCGGCGCAGCCTGGTTTCAGCAAAGCTGAAACCGATTTACGGCACAAACGTCGTGAACAGATAGATCGCGAAGAGCATCAGGTGGATCACCCCCTGCAACACGGTCGTCCGGCCGTTCGCCAGCGTCTGCACCGACACGATCAGCGAGAGGAAGAGCAGCACGGTCGATTTGGCGTCGAGGCCGAGGCCGATCGGCAGGTCGGCGACGATCGACAGGATCGCGACCGCCGGGATGGTGAGCCCGATGGTAGCGAGCGCCGATCCCAGCGCGAGGTTGAGGCTGGTCTGGAGGCGGTCGGCCTTCGCCGCGCGCACCGCCGCGAGCCCTTCGGGCGCGAGGATCAGCGCCGCGATCAGCACGCCGAGCACCGCGGGCGGCGCGCCCCAGTCGGCAAGCAGCGCGCCCATCACCGGCGAAAGATTTTTGGCGAGCAGCACGACCGCGACGAGGCTGGCGAGGAGCAGCGCGCCCGAAATGGCGGTGCGCTGCATGCTCGGCGGCGGGGCGTGCGCGTCGGGTACGCCGTCACCGTCAGCATCGCCGTCGGGAAGGAAATAATCGCGGTGGCGGACCGTCTGGACGAGCGCGAAGGTCGCGTAGAGGATCAGCGACACCACGGCGACGAAACCGAGCTGGGTTGCCGAATAGAAGGGGCCCGGCACGCTCGAGGTAAAATTGGGCAGCACCAGCGTGACGACCGTCAGCACCGTCAGCGTCGCAAGCGCGGCGCCCATGCCGGTGCGCTGGAAACGCTGTTCGTGATGGCGGATCGCCCCGCTCAAAAGGCAGAGGCCCATCAGGAGGTTGAGGATCACCATGACCGCCGCGAACACCGTGTCGCGCGCGAGCGTCTGGGCCTTTTCGGGTTCGGCCTGCATCAGGGTGAGGATCAGCCCGACCTCGATCACCGTCACCGCGAGCGCGAGGATCAGCGTGCCGAAGGGTTCGCCGACGCGGTGCGCGATCACCTCGGCATGGTGGACCGCCGCGACGACCGCGCCGCAGAGGATGAAGGCGACGAGCCAGGGGTTGAGCGGCATCGCAAGGCTCGCCATCGCGGCGACGAAGCCGAGGATCGGAAAGATGTCGTTGGTGCGATCGGCGAGGCGGAGCTTTGCGGTCATCGGGCTTCTATTGCAGCCGCTTTCGCGCCTGAATACCCCCAGTCCGATTTTTTGGGGGACGCAATTTAATGCGCGCGCACCGGCAGCCCCGCCGCGGCGAGCCGCGCATGGGCCTCGGCCACCGTCGCTTCGCCGAAGTGAAAGATGCTGGCGGCGAGCACCGCGCTGGCGCCGCCTTCGATCACGCCGGCGACGAGATGGTCGAGGTTGCCGACGCCGCCCGATGCGATCACGGGCACACTGACCGCGTCGGCGATCGCGCGGGTGAGCGCGAGGTCGTAGCCGTCCTTGGTGCCATCGCGGTCCATGCTGGTCACGAGCAGCTCGCCCGCGCCGAGGGTGGCGAGGCGGACGGCGTGTTCGAGCGCGTCGATCCCGGTGGGCTTGCGGCCGCCATGGGTGAAGATTTCCCAGCGGGCGTCTTCGACCCGCCGCGCGTCGATGCTCCCGACCGCGCACTGGCTGCCGAACCGATCGGCGATGTCGGCGACGAGTTCGGGGCGTGCGACCGCGGCGCTGTTCACCGCGACCTTGTCGGCGCCCGCGAGCAATAGCGCGCGCGCATCGTCGGCGCTGCGCACGCCGCCGCCGACGGTGAGCGGCATGAAGCAGACCTCGGCGGTGCGCGCGACCATGTCGAGCAAGGTGCCGCGGCCCTGATGGCTGGCGCTGATATCGAGGAAGCAAAGCTCGTCGGCGCCCGCGGCGTCATAGGCGCGCGCGGCCTCGACCGGGTCGCCCGCGTCACGCAGATCGACGAAATTGACGCCCTTGACCACGCGCCCGTCGGCGACGTCGAGACAGGGGATGACGCGGACGCGGACGGTCACGAACCCGCCCCCCCAACCCCGTTCGTGTCGAGCGAAGTCGAGACACGCCGAAGCAAAGCGCCCAGCCAGGAGGTGTCTCGACTACGCTCGACACTAGCGGAGAAGAGGGCGTTTCTCACGCCCGCCCCATCGCAATCGCTTGCTCAAGGTCGAGGCGGCCGTCGTAGAGTGCGCGGCCGGTGATCACGCCCTCGATGCCGTCGGCTACGTGCGGGCGAAGCGCATGGATGTCGCCGATGTCGGCGACGCCGCCGCTGGCGATCACGGGGATGCTCACGGCCTTGGCGAGCGCCACGGTCGCCTCGACATTGCAGCCCTTGAGCAGCCCGTCGCGGCCGACGTCGGTGAAGAGCAAGGCGGCGACGCCGGCATCCTCGAAGCGGCGCGCGAGATCCTCGACGCGGACGTCGGAGACGTCGGCCCAGCCCTCGGTCGCGACCATGCCATCGCGGGCATCGACGCCGACGACGATCCGGCCGGGCAGGTCGCGCGCGGCGGATTTGACGAATTCGGAATCCTTGAGCGCGGCGGTGCCGATGATCACGCGCTCGACGCCGAGCGCGAGCCAGCGGTCGACGCCTTCGCGATTACGGACGCCGCCGCCGACCTGCACCTTGCCCGGAAAGGCCGCGATGATGCTCTCGACCGCCGCGCCATTGACGCTTTCGCCCGCGAAGGCGCCGTCGAGGTCGACGACATGCAGGTGCGACGCGCCCGCATCGGCGAAGAGGCGCGCCTGCGCCGCGGGATCGTCGCCATAGACGGTCGCGCGCGCCATATCGCCCTCGGCGAGCCGCACGACCTGCCCGCCCTTGAGGTCGATCGCGGGGAAGATGGTCAGGCCAGAATCTACGGGCGCCATGCGAGGAATCTCTCTAGTGTCGCGAGGCCGTAGGCCTGGCTTTTTTCGGGGTGGAACTGGACGCCGACGATATTGTCCTTCGCCACCGCCGCCGCGAAGGTCGAACCATGGCTGCTCGTCGCGGCGACATGCGCGGCATCGGCGAAATGATAGCCGTGGAGATAATAGGCCTCGCCCGCCGCGATCACCGGGTGCGCGAAGGTTGGAACGACGTCGTTCCAGCCCATGTGCGGGATGCGGAGGCCCGGCGCCGGATCGAAGGCGCGCACCGTACCGCCGATCCAGCCGAGCCCCTTGTGCGTCCCATGCTCCTCGCCCGCGTCGGCGAGCAATTGCATGCCGACGCAGATGCCGAGGAAGGGCGCCCCCTCGCCGCGCACGCGCTGCTCCATCGCCGCGATCAGTCCCCGAATCGCCGAAAGCCCGTTCATGCACGCGGCGAAGGCGCCGACGCCGGGCAGCACGATGCGGTCGGCCTTGGCTACGACATCGGGATCGGCGGTGACCGCGACATTGTCGGCGCCCGCCGCGACGAGCGCATTATGCACCGAGCGAAGATTGCCCGCGCCATAGTCGATCAGGGCAACAACGCTCATGGATGGCCCCTAGAGAACGCCCTTGGTCGAGGGGATCGCGTCGCCCTTGCGCGGGTCGATCTCGACCGCCTGCCTCAAGGCACGCGCAAGCGCCTTGTACATGCTTTCGGCGATGTGATGGTTGTTCTCGCCATAGAGCATTTCGATGTGCAGCGTGATGCCCGCGGTCTGCGCGAAGCTGTGGAACCAGTGCGGAAACATCTCGGTATCCATCTCGCCGAGCCGCGGCTGCGAGAAGCTGGATTTATAGACGCAGTGCGGGCGTCCCGAAATGTCGAGCACGCAGCGCGTCAGCGTCTCGTCCATCGGCGCGTGCGCCTCGCCATAGCGGGCGATGCCGCGCTTGTCGCCGAGCGCCTTGGCCACCGCTTCGCCGAGCGCCAATGCGCTGTCCTCGACCGTGTGGTGCTGGTCGATATGAAGGTCGCCCTTCACGGCCATCGAAATGTCGATCAGCGAGTGGCGCGACAATTGTTCGACCATATGGTCGAGGAAACCGATGCCGGTGGACACCGAATATTCGCCCGTCCCGTCGAGGTTGACGGTGATCGCGATATCCGTTTCCTTGGTCGTGCGCTGGACGGTGGCGGTTCGCATGGGCGACCCCTTAGAGCGTCTGTTTCGCGTTGCAAGGCGATTCTCCCCCCTTGACCCCCCTTGACCCGCACGCGGCGCGCGTTCATCCCCCTTCGCCATGAGTGATGACGTTCGCGACAGCCTGATTCCCTATGACGAAATCGTGCAGGACGCGCTGCGCGCCGTGGTCGGCCGCGTGCTGAGCCAGATCGAGGGTTACGACAGCCTGCCCGGCGAACATCATTTCTATATCACCTTCAAGACGCAGGCCCCGGGGGTCGACATCCCCGCGCATCTGATCGCCAAATTCCCCGACGAAATGACGATCGTGCTGCAGAACCGTTTCTGGGACCTGAGCGTCGAGGAGGATCATTTCCGCGTCGGCCTGTCGTTCAACCAGACGCCGTCGATGCTGACGATCCCCTATGCCGCGATCACCGCCTTCGTCGATCCGTCGGTCGATTTCGGGCTGCAGTTCCAGGTCAGCGACGACGAGGCCGCGCAGCCCGAGCCGCACGACGAAGCCGACAATGACCGCCCCGACGTCACGAGCGAGGACGGGTCGAACGTCGTGACGGTGGATTTCGGCAAGAAGAGATAGCGT
This DNA window, taken from Sphingopyxis sp. PAMC25046, encodes the following:
- a CDS encoding beta-ketoacyl-ACP synthase III, with amino-acid sequence MSNAPQPVISATGLFTPAEAISNEELVASFNEYVALHNRENAAAIAAGDAPELTESSVEFIEKASGIGSRFVVDKAGILDPAHMAPRIAERGNDELSILAEIGVAAAKDALARAGRDAGDVDAVLCAASNMQRAYPAMAVEIQDALGIDGFGFDMNVACSSATFGIQTAADYIRAGHARSVLVVNPEICSGHLNWRDRDSHFIFGDVATAILVEDKDIAPAGHWDILGTKLKTVFSNNIRNNFGFLNRGHGGIDQSGPKSDKLFVQEGRKVFKEVVPMVANMIVEQMEVLGLEGADMRRLWLHQANTNMNRLIAQRVLGHEASEDESPTVLDTYGNTSSAGSIIAFHLNHADMVAGDTGLICSFGAGYSAGTVFVRKT
- the hisH gene encoding imidazole glycerol phosphate synthase subunit HisH, producing the protein MSVVALIDYGAGNLRSVHNALVAAGADNVAVTADPDVVAKADRIVLPGVGAFAACMNGLSAIRGLIAAMEQRVRGEGAPFLGICVGMQLLADAGEEHGTHKGLGWIGGTVRAFDPAPGLRIPHMGWNDVVPTFAHPVIAAGEAYYLHGYHFADAAHVAATSSHGSTFAAAVAKDNIVGVQFHPEKSQAYGLATLERFLAWRP
- a CDS encoding ionic transporter y4hA, translating into MTAKLRLADRTNDIFPILGFVAAMASLAMPLNPWLVAFILCGAVVAAVHHAEVIAHRVGEPFGTLILALAVTVIEVGLILTLMQAEPEKAQTLARDTVFAAVMVILNLLMGLCLLSGAIRHHEQRFQRTGMGAALATLTVLTVVTLVLPNFTSSVPGPFYSATQLGFVAVVSLILYATFALVQTVRHRDYFLPDGDADGDGVPDAHAPPPSMQRTAISGALLLASLVAVVLLAKNLSPVMGALLADWGAPPAVLGVLIAALILAPEGLAAVRAAKADRLQTSLNLALGSALATIGLTIPAVAILSIVADLPIGLGLDAKSTVLLFLSLIVSVQTLANGRTTVLQGVIHLMLFAIYLFTTFVP
- the hisF gene encoding imidazole glycerol phosphate synthase subunit HisF → MTVRVRVIPCLDVADGRVVKGVNFVDLRDAGDPVEAARAYDAAGADELCFLDISASHQGRGTLLDMVARTAEVCFMPLTVGGGVRSADDARALLLAGADKVAVNSAAVARPELVADIADRFGSQCAVGSIDARRVEDARWEIFTHGGRKPTGIDALEHAVRLATLGAGELLVTSMDRDGTKDGYDLALTRAIADAVSVPVIASGGVGNLDHLVAGVIEGGASAVLAASIFHFGEATVAEAHARLAAAGLPVRAH
- the hisA gene encoding 1-(5-phosphoribosyl)-5-[(5-phosphoribosylamino)methylideneamino]imidazole-4-carboxamide isomerase, giving the protein MAPVDSGLTIFPAIDLKGGQVVRLAEGDMARATVYGDDPAAQARLFADAGASHLHVVDLDGAFAGESVNGAAVESIIAAFPGKVQVGGGVRNREGVDRWLALGVERVIIGTAALKDSEFVKSAARDLPGRIVVGVDARDGMVATEGWADVSDVRVEDLARRFEDAGVAALLFTDVGRDGLLKGCNVEATVALAKAVSIPVIASGGVADIGDIHALRPHVADGIEGVITGRALYDGRLDLEQAIAMGRA
- the hisB gene encoding imidazoleglycerol-phosphate dehydratase HisB produces the protein MRTATVQRTTKETDIAITVNLDGTGEYSVSTGIGFLDHMVEQLSRHSLIDISMAVKGDLHIDQHHTVEDSALALGEAVAKALGDKRGIARYGEAHAPMDETLTRCVLDISGRPHCVYKSSFSQPRLGEMDTEMFPHWFHSFAQTAGITLHIEMLYGENNHHIAESMYKALARALRQAVEIDPRKGDAIPSTKGVL
- a CDS encoding ClpXP protease specificity-enhancing factor SspB; amino-acid sequence: MSDDVRDSLIPYDEIVQDALRAVVGRVLSQIEGYDSLPGEHHFYITFKTQAPGVDIPAHLIAKFPDEMTIVLQNRFWDLSVEEDHFRVGLSFNQTPSMLTIPYAAITAFVDPSVDFGLQFQVSDDEAAQPEPHDEADNDRPDVTSEDGSNVVTVDFGKKR